The following proteins come from a genomic window of Nicotiana tomentosiformis chromosome 12, ASM39032v3, whole genome shotgun sequence:
- the LOC138902943 gene encoding uncharacterized protein yields the protein MALHNRPQGTLPADTQVNPKEQGPKQLMAVSLRNGRDLDLEHEIVRESRPTETLVLVPIEIDDSTGLTEVTVQHAQESTSKEKEVAKETEVAQETKVEVVPEQDKTQIIGWKRPPAPFPQRLTKYQKNEQYKKFMEILKQIQMSIPLIDALREMPGYAKMMKDLMSRKFDFQDLSIVTLTQTCSAVVTRPIAEKLSDLGSFTIPCTIGSYAFAKALCDLVASINLMPLAICKRLGIGRTRPTSMLIQLADRTVKRPSGILDDVLVQVGKFVFPADFVILDCRVDKKIPIILGRPFLAIGRALIYCETGDLKMRLNDEEITFNVQKSMRRPSEFANCSLIEVVDVILEEEDETLNAKDPLGSCLMNLDKANGEDLAEWVLDLEGQGFWKRELEFEPSHLEERKTPPTKPSIEEPPKLELKPLPPHLRYAFLGPNSILPVIISPGLLDVQKEQFLQVLIEYKTAIGWTIADIKGISPAFCMHKILLEDGHKPSR from the coding sequence ATGGCTCTACATAATCGTccccaagggacgttacctgcagacacacaagtcaatccaaaagagcaGGGCCCAAAACAACTTATGGCAGTGAGTCtaagaaatggtagagacctagatctggaGCATGAAATTGTTCGCGAAAGCCGACCTACGGAAACACTTGTGCTAGTACCCATTGAGATAGATGATTCAACAGGGTTAACTGAGGTGACGGTACAACATGCACAAGAGAgcacaagcaaagaaaaagaggttgcgAAGGAGACTGAGGTAGCACAAGAAACGAAAGTAGAAGTAGTGCCTGAGCAAGATAAAACTCAAATCATAGGATGGAAGCGACCTCCAGCACCATTCCCACAGAGATTGACCAAATATCAGAAGAATGAgcagtataagaaattcatggagataTTGAAACAAATCCAGATGAGCATTCCACTGATTGACGCTTTGCGGGAGATGCCTGGGTATGCCAAAATGATGAAAGATTTAATGTCTCGTAAATTTGACTTCCAAGACCTGTCCATTGTTACATTGACCCAGACCTGTAGTGCAGTCGTGAcgagacccatagctgagaagttatcagacctagggagtttcacaatcccatgcacgaTAGGCAGTTATGcgtttgctaaagcattgtgtgatttggtggcgagcataaacttgatgcccttggctatctgcaaaaggttaggcattggaagaacAAGACCTACATCCATGCTAATACAGCTAGCCGACCGGACAGTGAAGAGGCCATCAGGTATTcttgatgatgtattagtacaggttgggaagtttgtgttcccagcagattttgtcattttggactgcCGGGTTGACAAgaagattcccataattttgggaagaccattcTTGGCCATTGGGAGAGCTTTAATTTATTGTGAAACTGGAGATCTAAAAATGAGACTAAATGATGAAGAGATAACATTCAATGTGCAGAAATCTATGCGGCGACCAAGTgaatttgctaactgctctctaatagaagttgtggatgtaattttggaggaggaagatgagacctTAAACGCTAAAGACCCTCTAGGATCCTGTCTCATGAACTTAGATAAAGCAAATGGAGAGGACTTGGCGGAGTGGGTATTGGATCTTGAAGGCCAAGGGttttggaaaagagagctcgaatttgagccTTCGCACTTAGAAGAAAGGAAAACTCCTCCAACCAAGCCATCGATAGAAGAGCCACCAAAGTTGGAACTGAAGCCACTACCACCTCATCttaggtatgctttcttgggacctaactcaATTTTACCTGTTATCATCTCAcctggtttgttagatgtgcagaaaGAACAGTTTTTGCAGGTATTGATTGAGTACAAAactgcaattggttggaccattgcagACATTAAAGGTATCAGCCCGGCCTTCTGTATGCATAaaattctactggaagatggccACAAACCTTCCAGATAA
- the LOC104103128 gene encoding uncharacterized protein → MDLEDWELLPDDDGGKMVFSRKYTNNDFNMNYFICPCPKSSQFVDSTEHPQIVPFPIQLEPSFQETTNDHEVITIKNILPSKNICDNSMMEADQVSSQVFFKKMKENMKLDSPKSNNKTLLSQVDADPFQFEEQAEVLEVDKEMVINKIGMEAENREDNNSAGINLLNKSLNGIGAICSFAAATICIIFMGNHQNNKQNQQKRRFQIFSNDKRIKQVVHHATKLNNEAIAAVRGVPVTRAHITVGGYYDAL, encoded by the exons ATGGATCTTGAAGATTGGGAGCTTCTTCCTGATGATGATGGAGGCAAGATggttttttcaagaaaatatacCAACAATGATTTCAACATGAATTATTTCATTTGCCCTTGTCCAAAATCATCCCAATTTGTCGACTCAACAGAGCATCCTCAAATAGTACCTTTTCCAATTCAGCTGGAACCAAGTTTTCAAGAAACCACTAATGATCATGAGGTTATTACCATCAAAAACATATTACCATCAAAAAACATTTGCGACAACAGTATGATGGAAGCTGACCAAGTCTCATCACAAGTTTTCTtcaagaaaatgaaggaaaacatGAAACTAGACTCACCAAAGTCCAATAACAAGACCCTTTTGTCGCAAGTTGATGCAGACCCTTTTCAGTTTGAGGAACAAGCAGAAGTGCTGGAGGTTGATAAAGAGATGGTGATCAACAAAATTGGCATGGAAGCAGAGAATAGGGAAGACAACAATAGTGCTGGAATAAACCTGTTGAACAAGAGTTTGAATGGAATTGGTGCTATTTGCTCTTTTGCTGCTGCTActatttgcatcatctttatggGCAATCACCAAAACAATAAGCAAAATCAGCAGAAGCGTCGGTTTCAAATCTTTTCTAATGACAAG AGGATCAAGCAAGTAGTTCATCATGCAACCAAATTGAATAATGAAGCAATTGCAGCAGTGAGAGGAGTTCCAGTTACAAGAGCACACATAACAGTTGGAGGTTACTATGATGCTCTTTAA